The Pochonia chlamydosporia 170 chromosome 1, whole genome shotgun sequence genome window below encodes:
- a CDS encoding tetratricopeptide-like helical (similar to Metarhizium robertsii ARSEF 23 XP_007820386.1), which translates to MGLFKKKDELDNAATTASRNDTVRKLNGAEFTFVRTDTATQEVIQAPEDGQDQNLLSPKPSVRSPRRSLDVFRSSRSRSTSVSSQTSHSSRRRLSERLHLSKQAESSEYVPENLPAIITGADPKDDSQWEKRATILAGHNELARSRPQSPVPSEAMSQMSLAPEGSGRKRSPSASRAIDDDIQEAIRLHEEGDLEQSTKIFGRLADLQGANNPLSQVMYGLALRHGWGCQPDPGRAVKYLTAAASNSAAVEQLALQAGVTKGGAAKGELVLAIFELANCFRNGWGVDRDDFAAKQYYETAANLGDTDAMNEVARCYLEGIGCKKDKYTAARYYRLAEKGGNKTLGNSWIWKDKYNPPEEKK; encoded by the exons ATGGGTCTGTTtaagaagaaggacgagcTGGACAACGCTGCCACCACCGCGTCAAGGAACGATACCGTGCGCAAGTTGAACGGCGCAGAGTTCACGTTCGTTCGAACAGACACGGCCACCCAGGAGGTCATACAGGCCCCCGAGGACGGACAAGACCAAAATCTACTGTCGCCGAAACCGTCGGTGCGGTCGCCCAGACGAAGCCTCGATGTCTTCCGGTCGAGTCGATCGCGCAGCACGTCCGTGTCCTCGCAGACCAGTCACTCTTCCAGACGACGGCTCTCCGAGCGGTTACACCTGAGCAAGCAGGCAGAGTCGTCGGAGTACGTTCCCGAGAACTTGCCCGCCATTATTACGGGTGCCGACCCCAAGGACGATTCGCAGTGGGAGAAGCGGGCGACCATTCTGGCGGGACACAATGAACTCGCGCGTAGTAGGCCGCAGTCACCTGTGCCGTCGGAGGCCATGTCCCAGATGAGTCTGGCGCCTGAGGGAAGCGGGCGGAAAAGGAGTCCCAGCGCTTCGAGggccattgatgatgatatcCAGGAGGCGATTCGGCTGCACGAGGAGGGGGATCTGGAGCAGTCGACAAAGATATTTGGACGGTTGGCTGATCTCCAGGGGGCGAATAATCCGCTCAGCCAGGTTATGTATGGGCTGGCGTTACG GCACGGATGGGGATGTCAACCAGATCCAGGCAGGGCTGTCAAGTATCTTACCGCGGCGGCGTCAAATTCAGCAGCAGTAGAGCAACTCGCGCTGCAGGCGGGTGTAACGAAGGGCGGTGCCGCCAAGGGAGAGTTGGTGCTGGCTattttcgagcttgccaactgTTTCCGCAACGGATGGGGCGTTGATAGGGATGACTTTGCGGCGAAGCAG TACTATGAGACGGCAGCGAACCTTGGCGATACTG ACGCCATGAACGAAGTAGCCCGGTGTTACTTGGAAGGAATCGGCTGCAAAAAAGACAAG TACACTGCCGCCCGGTACTATCGGCTAGCTGAAAAGGGAGGCAATAAGACTCTCGGCAATTCTTG GATATGGAAGGACAAGTACAATCCGCCAGAGGAAAAGAAGTAG